A stretch of DNA from Phycisphaerales bacterium:
TGTCAAACAGGCCAATGGTGTTGCCATACGACTTGCTCATCTTGGCCCCATCAATGCCGGGCACATAAGGGCATTCGCCAAGCGAGTATTCGGGCACCGTGAACACGTCGCGGCCGTACGTGCGGTTGAACTTTTCCGCCATGTCGCGCGCCATCTCTACGTGTTGAACCTGATCCTTTCCAACTGGGACATGTGTGGCGTCTTGCGCCAAGATGTCCGCCGCCATGAGAACTGGGTAGGTGAACAGGCCAGCGTCCGCTGGAATCCCCTTTTCGACGCGATCCTTGTAGGAGGTGGCGTTGTGCAGCATCGCCATTGGCGTCACCGTGAGGAGGAGCCAGGTGAGCTCGCACACCTCTGGCACGTCACTCTGGCGATACAGCAGCGACCTCGCTGGATCGAGTCCGCACGCAAGGTATGTGACCGCTGTCTGGCGGACGTTGTCGAGGAGCTGTGCCCGGTTGCGGACAGTCGTTAGGGCGTGGTAATCAGCAATGAAATACCGTGCATCGCCCTTCTCCTGAAGCGCGACGTGGTCTCTGATCGCGCCCAGGTAGTTGCCGAGGTGGAGAACTCCTGAGGGCTGGATACCGGAAAGGTGACGCATAATGGTTCCTCCGCCGAGATTGCATCAACTTGAGTGTCCGGAATCAACCCTGACAATGACCGCACTGCTTCAAAGCGACTACTAAGGCGGTACTTGTGTGTGGAATTTTTCCTGTTCGATGATGAGCAAACTGCGGCGTGTGCTTCCATCTGGATGCCTCGGCAGGCCCATTGGACCCGCTCAAGGTCGCGGCGGGATCGATGCCCTTGCGGGGGAGCTGCGAACTGGAGCCCCTTCGCGGTCCATCGAATGTCTGCTTAAGTGCTAATCGAGGCAGCATCTCCGCGCGGAGGTGAGAGCCAGCGATCTGTCTGCCTCTGACTCCCTCACGGAGCGCGCGAACCGTCCGGCCGAGGGTGAACACACACCCAACCGAGCAAAGAGGTACGTCTACCCATCAAGCGTGGGTGACACGGACGCGTAGCCCTCCTACACCAACTGAATCTGTGGCCCCGTCATTCTTCAGCGCCCTCCATGCGCGACTTTGGTGCGGAACGGGCCTGTGCAGCGGTTTCACGCCTCGGTATCGCGCGAGCCATCGCCTTTCTTCAACAAGGGCCACGCGGCGACAAACTGCCGGATGACCGCGTCCTCGGGAGGTTCCCGCCGTACACCGTCCTCAGACCTGAGCGGGCCTGCATTGAAGGCCCATGTTTTCGCTACCTCATAGAGAAGGTCTAGCTCGACGATCAAAGAGAGGTCGCTAACTCCCCGTACATTGAGTGTTCCGGGAGCGGGAATGGGCTCCTCGTTTCGGGTTACGGGCTGCGAGGCAAGCTGGAGTAGGAGGGGCACTACCGCCCCGTTGTTGC
This window harbors:
- the trpS gene encoding tryptophan--tRNA ligase codes for the protein MRHLSGIQPSGVLHLGNYLGAIRDHVALQEKGDARYFIADYHALTTVRNRAQLLDNVRQTAVTYLACGLDPARSLLYRQSDVPEVCELTWLLLTVTPMAMLHNATSYKDRVEKGIPADAGLFTYPVLMAADILAQDATHVPVGKDQVQHVEMARDMAEKFNRTYGRDVFTVPEYSLGECPYVPGIDGAKMSKSYGNTIGLFDTPDQIRKSVAKIKTDSKAPAEPKVPEQCTIFRLYSLVSPPEQVSALAEQYRRGGLGYGDAKSLLGDRLIAVLGPLRERVAHWQTRSEDVEDVLLAGAERARATARSVLARARDACGLERGGAAS